One genomic region from bacterium encodes:
- a CDS encoding radical SAM protein → MKKHLEKLNPGILKLDLFCKGMKIDPSCNLEKDARLVSRIRAGLGSGLEMVLPDNLYANVPVLEEFAKKSPFLLIKRSGKYYITKEGNDLCQVTIPSQPFWYQERTSNGTLMSRVGMLQGTYLAIYPARVCSYWLSEPRQNCKFCATGLNVGVTEEAEKSVQDVVETAVAARKESRITFVHFNTGYCEGKALDILAPYVKTVKEKTGLLIGVQCPPQKELSKYDMMMEMGADHFSFCFEFFNKEVFQEVCPGKAITLGQGTFFRAMEYTVAKMGKGKVSGEIIAGLEPIGDTLKAIDYITSVGAFPTICIFRPLAGTDYQTKPSPKSEDMLLIFRHMYEACKKNSIPTDIAPKIRVSLVVLPYEGRYFMEGYGFDDFIYSCKLAMMRIIFRTYYGIKLFLR, encoded by the coding sequence ATGAAAAAGCACTTGGAAAAGTTGAATCCAGGAATATTGAAGTTAGATCTATTTTGCAAAGGTATGAAGATTGACCCCAGCTGCAATTTGGAGAAGGATGCTCGCCTGGTTTCCCGCATAAGAGCGGGGCTGGGAAGTGGCCTGGAGATGGTTCTTCCGGATAACCTATATGCTAACGTACCTGTTCTAGAAGAGTTTGCTAAGAAGAGTCCTTTTCTTCTGATAAAAAGGAGTGGCAAATATTATATAACAAAAGAAGGAAATGACTTATGTCAGGTCACAATACCTTCTCAACCTTTTTGGTATCAGGAGAGAACAAGTAACGGGACATTGATGTCCAGAGTTGGTATGTTGCAGGGTACATATTTAGCAATATATCCAGCCAGAGTGTGCAGCTATTGGCTAAGTGAGCCAAGACAGAATTGCAAGTTCTGTGCCACAGGACTCAATGTGGGAGTTACTGAAGAGGCGGAGAAGAGTGTCCAGGACGTGGTGGAGACTGCAGTTGCTGCTCGAAAAGAGTCGAGAATAACTTTCGTCCATTTCAATACCGGCTACTGTGAAGGAAAGGCTTTAGATATTCTGGCTCCTTATGTGAAGACGGTCAAGGAGAAGACAGGTCTTCTAATCGGAGTCCAATGCCCACCACAGAAAGAACTGTCCAAATATGATATGATGATGGAAATGGGAGCAGACCATTTCTCATTCTGCTTCGAATTTTTCAATAAGGAAGTATTTCAAGAAGTATGTCCTGGTAAGGCAATAACTTTAGGCCAGGGGACTTTTTTCAGAGCTATGGAGTATACAGTCGCAAAAATGGGCAAAGGTAAGGTTTCCGGGGAGATTATTGCTGGTTTGGAGCCAATTGGAGACACACTTAAGGCAATAGATTATATTACCAGCGTAGGCGCATTTCCCACTATCTGTATATTCCGTCCTCTGGCAGGCACAGATTACCAGACAAAGCCTTCACCAAAGTCTGAGGATATGCTCCTAATTTTCCGCCATATGTATGAAGCTTGCAAAAAGAACTCGATTCCCACTGATATTGCTCCCAAAATAAGAGTAAGCCTGGTAGTTTTGCCCTACGAAGGAAGGTATTTTATGGAAGGTTATGGCTTTGATGATTTCATCTATAGCTGTAAGCTGGCTATGATGCGTATAATTTTCAGAACTTACTACGGGATTAAACTCTTCCTGAGGTAG
- a CDS encoding glycosyltransferase yields MDKKILSVDIIIPVYNEEGCLQKNVLILYNYLEKTADFSWNIIIAESASTDKTSQIATDLASEYKRILYVHIPVKGRGYALRKTLLESNADIVCYTDVDLSINLRYLKLLIEGITCGFDVSIGSRLMQGSRVKRRLKRKIISRIYNFLIKALFFNRFSDAQCGFKALRTDVAKQIVPLVKNNNWFFDTELLLLAEYNKYRIFEIPVKWTEDVKTRVYMTKVILQFLAGLLRMRFSIHKNRVRNNTKREPW; encoded by the coding sequence ATGGATAAAAAAATATTAAGTGTAGATATAATAATTCCCGTCTATAATGAAGAGGGCTGCTTACAAAAAAATGTGCTTATCTTATATAATTATTTAGAGAAAACAGCTGATTTTTCTTGGAATATTATCATAGCTGAGAGTGCTTCTACTGACAAAACTTCGCAAATCGCAACAGACTTAGCATCAGAATATAAGAGGATTCTATATGTCCACATTCCGGTGAAAGGTAGAGGTTATGCTCTTAGAAAGACGCTCCTTGAAAGTAACGCTGATATTGTATGTTATACGGATGTGGACCTTTCTATTAATTTACGTTATTTAAAGCTCTTAATTGAAGGTATAACTTGTGGCTTTGATGTATCTATAGGTTCAAGATTAATGCAGGGCTCGAGAGTGAAAAGAAGGTTAAAGCGCAAAATAATTTCAAGAATATATAATTTTTTGATTAAAGCTTTATTTTTTAATAGATTTTCAGATGCGCAATGCGGGTTCAAGGCACTAAGAACTGATGTTGCGAAGCAGATTGTTCCACTGGTGAAGAACAATAATTGGTTTTTTGACACAGAGCTTTTACTTTTGGCAGAGTATAATAAATATAGAATATTTGAGATTCCCGTAAAATGGACAGAAGACGTAAAAACAAGAGTTTATATGACAAAGGTCATATTGCAGTTCCTAGCTGGTCTTCTGCGTATGAGATTTTCAATTCATAAAAATAGAGTTAGGAATAATACAAAACGGGAACCATGGTGA
- a CDS encoding tetratricopeptide repeat protein, producing the protein MGLLGDFGKFGYEKKDIGLKNRANEKNINRTIMVIILILVIGTPLLYARFIHNPWFISTMKITFIQVLVIIGTGLYLLTEGRYKLVKSGLNYPIIAYIIACSISLFSSVDIYISVYSLFSIVLLAGLYSLASNVIKDGKQIRRIMVSLIFVSGLISIYGIGQYFGIDLLNLKVVGSGYISGPFENRNVLASFLVFTMPVSAGLLFEKISKKLKIIVGLVAIITLIALIYTRTRGAWVGFMGAMAFFAGAKLMAERGMKKIFKSLFGKKSLIIISLMVICLGLLIRYDYRKRGSFTKKFLSIADLKDPATRHRFVMWRTGIDIIKEHPLSGTGIGTFEKIHTKYQSKYLRTRKYGRFEGLSKFIHNDYLEITANTGILGLGTFLWLIVTLYWTGLKRLKQINRSTYSPNLLIIIMSSLTAVLIHSFFHYSFYLPTTSMLFWLWLGLLNTGSSKLEKTKENIRPSIIRQSAIVVITVLLLLWGTKPFMASLYFDRATYYSMSGDYDKAIAMYKKSIKLNPVDEKARNNLGNVYRNIGLYGEAMEKYDEALKINPYLVEAYNNLGILYVNKGLYEEAIREYMLALEINPNLAGVHNNLGNIYRKKGLYDKALKEYQEAVNLDRRLVEAYNNLGVTLAEMGELREAVRQFKKALRINPNYEQARLNLKKVEDILKQK; encoded by the coding sequence GTGGGGTTATTAGGAGATTTTGGGAAATTTGGATATGAGAAAAAGGATATTGGATTGAAAAATAGAGCCAATGAGAAAAATATCAACAGAACAATAATGGTCATCATATTGATACTGGTTATTGGAACACCGCTTCTCTATGCAAGGTTTATCCATAATCCCTGGTTTATATCAACAATGAAGATAACGTTTATTCAGGTACTGGTCATTATAGGAACCGGTTTATATCTATTAACGGAAGGCAGATACAAATTAGTCAAAAGTGGATTGAACTATCCCATCATTGCTTATATAATTGCCTGTAGTATATCGTTATTCTCTTCGGTCGATATTTACATTAGTGTATATAGCCTGTTCTCCATTGTTCTCCTTGCCGGGTTATACTCCCTTGCGTCAAATGTTATTAAGGATGGAAAACAGATAAGAAGAATAATGGTTTCATTAATCTTCGTTTCAGGGTTGATTTCAATCTACGGCATAGGTCAGTACTTTGGGATAGATTTGCTAAATTTAAAGGTTGTTGGAAGCGGTTATATTTCAGGCCCTTTTGAGAACCGAAATGTTCTGGCAAGCTTTCTGGTGTTTACCATGCCGGTAAGTGCAGGCCTTCTCTTTGAAAAAATTAGTAAAAAATTAAAGATAATAGTTGGTTTAGTCGCGATAATAACTCTGATTGCCTTAATTTATACACGCACCCGTGGAGCCTGGGTAGGATTTATGGGAGCTATGGCCTTCTTTGCTGGCGCGAAACTGATGGCAGAGAGAGGGATGAAAAAAATTTTTAAGAGCCTGTTTGGCAAAAAATCTCTTATTATTATTTCTTTAATGGTTATTTGCCTTGGTTTATTGATAAGATATGATTACAGGAAGCGCGGTTCTTTTACTAAGAAATTTCTCTCCATTGCTGACCTCAAAGATCCGGCGACAAGGCACAGATTTGTTATGTGGCGCACTGGCATTGACATAATAAAAGAGCACCCATTGTCAGGCACCGGTATTGGCACTTTTGAAAAGATACATACAAAATATCAAAGTAAGTATCTCAGGACAAGGAAATACGGAAGGTTTGAGGGATTATCAAAGTTCATCCACAATGACTACCTGGAAATAACCGCAAATACGGGCATATTAGGTTTAGGAACCTTTCTCTGGCTTATTGTGACTCTCTACTGGACAGGCCTTAAGAGACTTAAGCAAATAAACAGGTCAACATATTCTCCAAATTTACTCATCATCATTATGTCGAGTCTTACAGCAGTACTGATTCATAGCTTTTTCCATTACTCTTTCTATTTGCCAACAACAAGCATGTTATTCTGGCTCTGGCTTGGGTTGTTAAATACTGGCAGTAGTAAATTAGAAAAAACTAAGGAGAATATCCGTCCTTCGATAATAAGACAGAGCGCAATAGTAGTCATAACCGTTCTTCTTCTGCTCTGGGGGACCAAGCCTTTTATGGCAAGTCTCTACTTTGACAGGGCAACTTACTATAGCATGAGCGGCGACTACGATAAAGCAATTGCTATGTATAAGAAGAGTATAAAGTTGAATCCTGTAGATGAGAAGGCACGTAATAATTTGGGAAATGTTTACAGGAATATAGGTCTATATGGAGAAGCAATGGAAAAGTACGATGAAGCCTTAAAGATTAATCCATATCTCGTCGAGGCCTACAATAATTTGGGCATCCTTTATGTTAACAAAGGCTTATACGAAGAGGCAATAAGAGAGTATATGCTTGCTCTGGAAATTAATCCTAATCTCGCAGGAGTACACAATAATTTGGGGAATATATACAGAAAAAAGGGCCTATACGATAAAGCATTAAAGGAATACCAGGAAGCTGTAAATCTCGACCGTCGGCTTGTTGAAGCCTACAATAACCTTGGAGTTACCCTTGCTGAAATGGGAGAACTGAGGGAGGCAGTGCGACAATTCAAGAAAGCCCTGCGGATTAATCCGAACTATGAACAGGCGAGATTGAACTTAAAGAAAGTAGAAGATATATTGAAGCAAAAGTGA
- a CDS encoding farnesyl diphosphate synthase, which translates to MEIKEYLKIKREEIDEALENCLPKEDAYPPKIHRAMRYSLLNGGKRIRPILTMATSKVVGKKADLLMAACGIELIHTSSLILDDLPSMDNANFRRGRPATHKVFGEAVAILAAYGLLMKGLALIAQNCRKAKIDNKVASQIMEDISEAIGSCGMIGGQTVDLDSKTMDLKTLEYVHTHKTGKLFVVACEIGARLCRASEKKRQALKNYARNIGLAYQIRDDILDFTGKRELTGKDESKDRNRATFVTVLGMGKARQLAAKLVNSSIHSLKIFVTRGKILRELAEYILEREN; encoded by the coding sequence ATGGAAATAAAAGAATATCTTAAAATAAAAAGAGAAGAAATCGATGAAGCATTGGAAAACTGCCTTCCCAAGGAAGATGCATATCCCCCCAAGATACATCGGGCAATGAGATACAGTCTATTGAATGGCGGCAAGCGAATCAGACCAATCCTCACCATGGCCACATCTAAAGTCGTGGGAAAGAAGGCTGACCTTCTAATGGCTGCCTGCGGTATCGAACTAATTCATACTTCCTCTTTGATTCTTGACGACCTTCCCTCAATGGATAATGCCAATTTCAGAAGAGGACGACCAGCAACCCATAAGGTATTCGGCGAAGCGGTAGCAATACTGGCTGCCTATGGCCTGTTAATGAAAGGTTTGGCCCTTATCGCTCAGAATTGCCGAAAAGCTAAAATAGATAATAAGGTTGCCAGTCAAATTATGGAAGATATTTCGGAAGCAATCGGTTCTTGCGGGATGATTGGTGGACAGACGGTCGATTTGGATTCTAAAACTATGGATTTAAAAACACTGGAATATGTCCATACACACAAGACAGGAAAACTTTTTGTGGTAGCCTGTGAGATTGGGGCAAGACTGTGTAGAGCATCTGAAAAAAAGAGACAGGCTTTAAAGAATTACGCCAGAAATATTGGTTTAGCCTATCAAATAAGAGATGATATTTTGGATTTTACGGGTAAAAGAGAACTGACAGGAAAAGATGAAAGCAAAGATAGAAACAGAGCGACATTTGTTACCGTTCTGGGAATGGGAAAGGCAAGACAGCTTGCTGCTAAACTGGTAAACTCCTCCATTCATAGCCTGAAGATTTTTGTCACAAGAGGGAAAATCTTAAGGGAATTGGCAGAATATATTTTAGAACGAGAGAATTAG
- a CDS encoding UbiA family prenyltransferase, whose product MLRKLKIYWELMRPFTLLSPTVGFISGGLIAIGASSQIVLTFTYVYPIILGALSAAFLNGASNIVNQYYDISIDRVNKPNRPLPSGRISLKESRLFSILLYSFSFFLAYLVPNKQFIIIVLMTALITYAYSAPPFRTKRWAIAANLTIAIPRGCLLIVAGWTAVRSFFNFEPWFIGSIFALYLLGAASTKDFSDIKGDKMYGCNTIPIILGAKKAAITIAPSFVLPFLLIPYGKINGILTGSPIVLYPLTVILVAWGSYTAYLVLRKPEELTLEANHISWKHMYLMLLVGQIGFALAYLV is encoded by the coding sequence ATGTTAAGAAAACTTAAAATCTATTGGGAACTTATGAGACCGTTTACCCTCCTGTCTCCCACAGTCGGGTTTATAAGCGGAGGCTTAATTGCTATTGGTGCCAGTAGTCAAATAGTGCTGACCTTTACCTATGTCTATCCAATTATTCTGGGTGCCCTCTCTGCTGCGTTTCTTAATGGAGCCTCCAATATTGTAAATCAATATTACGATATCAGTATCGACAGAGTAAACAAACCAAACAGACCCCTGCCTTCAGGCAGAATTTCTCTAAAAGAGAGCCGGTTGTTCAGTATTCTGCTTTACTCCTTCTCATTCTTTTTAGCATACCTGGTTCCTAACAAGCAATTTATTATTATCGTTCTGATGACTGCTCTAATTACCTACGCTTACTCCGCACCGCCTTTTAGAACCAAAAGATGGGCAATAGCAGCCAATCTAACCATTGCCATTCCCAGAGGATGTCTCCTCATAGTCGCTGGCTGGACAGCAGTGAGAAGTTTCTTTAATTTTGAACCCTGGTTCATCGGCTCCATATTTGCGCTTTATCTTTTGGGCGCTGCCTCTACCAAGGACTTCTCTGACATAAAAGGTGACAAGATGTACGGATGCAATACGATTCCTATAATTCTCGGAGCCAAGAAAGCGGCAATCACCATCGCTCCTTCTTTTGTATTACCATTTCTATTAATTCCATATGGCAAAATTAATGGCATATTGACCGGGTCACCCATAGTATTATACCCGTTAACGGTCATCCTTGTGGCCTGGGGCAGTTACACTGCTTATTTAGTCCTGAGAAAACCCGAAGAACTGACCCTGGAAGCAAATCACATCTCCTGGAAACATATGTACCTGATGCTTTTAGTAGGACAGATAGGTTTTGCCTTAGCTTACCTTGTTTAG
- a CDS encoding glycosyltransferase family 2 protein codes for MVDLSIIIVNYNVKHRLRECLQSIYGNTKKISFEVTIVDNNSRDGSVDMVKSEFPEVELIENHQNLGFAKATNQGLRENKGRYRLLLNPDTIVLPNALDKMVEFMEANSHAGALGCRLLYPDGRLQPSCRSFPTLITAFFENTGLEKLFPKSKVMGRHRIGYWGHNDIREVDQPTGAALMVRGEIISQVGLMDEQFYMYYEDIDWCFRIKKKGWKIYFIPLAQIIHYGGQSAGLNMPKMRIQGYKSRHRFFRKHYGILSEWIVKQMDLLGLILKTLYRTAIISVNSMNGNNHDKQYSRGSREILRDLCGVIRRFWEIWI; via the coding sequence GTGGTCGATTTATCGATTATAATTGTTAATTACAATGTGAAGCATCGCTTAAGGGAATGCTTACAGTCTATTTATGGCAATACAAAAAAAATAAGTTTTGAAGTAACCATCGTAGACAATAATTCCCGTGATGGCAGTGTAGATATGGTCAAGAGTGAATTTCCTGAGGTTGAGTTAATAGAAAACCACCAAAATTTGGGCTTTGCCAAGGCTACTAATCAAGGTCTAAGAGAGAACAAAGGAAGATACAGGCTATTGCTAAATCCAGACACAATTGTTTTACCCAATGCATTAGACAAAATGGTAGAATTTATGGAAGCAAATTCCCATGCAGGTGCATTAGGATGTAGGTTACTGTATCCTGATGGAAGATTGCAACCATCCTGCAGGAGTTTTCCCACTTTAATTACTGCCTTCTTTGAAAATACGGGACTGGAAAAGTTATTTCCAAAGAGTAAAGTTATGGGAAGGCATCGAATTGGTTATTGGGGTCATAATGATATTCGAGAAGTCGACCAACCAACGGGCGCAGCTCTTATGGTAAGAGGAGAAATAATTAGTCAGGTAGGATTAATGGATGAGCAATTTTATATGTATTATGAGGATATAGATTGGTGTTTTAGGATTAAGAAAAAAGGATGGAAGATATACTTTATCCCTTTAGCGCAAATAATTCATTATGGAGGTCAAAGCGCCGGCCTGAATATGCCTAAGATGAGAATTCAGGGATACAAAAGCAGACACAGGTTTTTCAGAAAACACTATGGAATTCTTTCGGAATGGATAGTGAAACAGATGGACCTTTTGGGATTGATTTTGAAAACATTATATAGAACCGCCATCATATCAGTCAATTCAATGAATGGAAACAACCACGACAAACAGTACTCCCGAGGAAGTAGAGAAATATTAAGAGATTTATGTGGGGTTATTAGGAGATTTTGGGAAATTTGGATATGA
- a CDS encoding alkaline phosphatase family protein, with the protein MLKRKTVLLLLIIILFLSVSGGFFFYNSVKREANTGLSEKKVIILGFDGIDPDLLSKWMEEEKLPNIKSLQERGTFLELGTTNPAESPVAWSSFATGTNPGKTSIFDFLKRDPQTYMPDFATTSFSEGKFLLRLFPVEKPSITCNRKGTSFWQIASRNGLRCVVLQAPVTFPPEKVVGGKLLSGLGVPDIRGTQGTFSYYGTDVREEGDTEMGGKISEVKIEDRKIKTVIHGPRNRLSRRREEILVPLEIEIINDKQVIIKIQNREEKLEVGNWSDWFAIKFKMNPLIKVYGMGRFYLISIKPEFRLYLCPINFYPKKSPFPISYPKSFCRKLAEEIGLYKTLGWAIDTWALSEKRIDEKTFLEDLFYTMNQREEIMMNMLEKKNFDLFSFIFQASDKVQHMFWRLIDETHPAYDREKAEKYGDAILKVYQKMDEIVGEVMPFVDEDTTLFLISDHGFHPFRKAVNLNTWLVKNGYMTLLSQEGKEYKLEDLFGKGEFWPNVDWQRTKAYALGLGCIYINLKGREAYGIVKPDDEYNGLGEEIVAKLKNLRDPVTGKRVIVDVYKREDIYQGEYLEEAPDLVVGFNEGYRVSWQTALGGIPPEIIMENKSNWSGDHCSFDPSITQGIFISNKKFAGESPSIIDIAPTVLEIFDLPIPEEMDGKPIKFRVAN; encoded by the coding sequence ATGCTTAAGAGAAAGACGGTTCTTTTATTACTTATAATTATACTTTTTTTGTCTGTTTCTGGAGGATTCTTTTTTTATAATTCTGTTAAGAGAGAAGCAAACACTGGTCTTTCAGAGAAAAAGGTCATCATTTTAGGATTTGATGGAATTGACCCGGATTTGCTATCAAAGTGGATGGAAGAAGAGAAACTGCCCAACATAAAAAGTCTTCAAGAAAGAGGAACTTTCTTAGAATTGGGGACAACTAATCCTGCGGAATCGCCTGTTGCCTGGTCCAGCTTTGCCACGGGCACCAATCCAGGTAAGACGTCCATTTTCGATTTTCTCAAAAGAGACCCTCAGACTTATATGCCTGACTTCGCTACTACCTCTTTCAGTGAAGGTAAGTTCTTATTGCGGCTGTTTCCTGTGGAAAAGCCGAGCATTACCTGCAATAGAAAAGGGACATCTTTCTGGCAGATAGCCTCCCGGAATGGGCTCAGGTGCGTAGTCTTACAGGCACCGGTCACATTTCCTCCCGAGAAGGTTGTGGGAGGGAAACTTCTTTCCGGTCTGGGTGTACCCGATATTCGTGGGACACAGGGAACCTTCTCTTATTATGGTACGGATGTGAGGGAAGAAGGGGATACGGAGATGGGAGGAAAAATCAGCGAGGTCAAAATAGAAGATAGAAAGATAAAGACTGTAATTCACGGGCCAAGGAATAGATTATCGAGGAGGCGCGAAGAAATATTGGTTCCTCTGGAGATTGAGATAATCAACGACAAACAAGTCATAATAAAGATCCAGAATAGAGAAGAGAAACTGGAAGTTGGCAACTGGAGCGATTGGTTCGCGATTAAGTTTAAGATGAATCCTTTAATTAAAGTATATGGAATGGGAAGATTCTATTTGATAAGCATCAAGCCTGAATTCAGGCTCTATCTATGTCCAATAAACTTCTATCCCAAAAAATCACCATTTCCCATTTCTTATCCAAAATCGTTTTGCAGAAAACTGGCTGAAGAGATAGGGCTATATAAGACCCTGGGCTGGGCTATCGATACCTGGGCTCTCAGTGAAAAGAGAATTGACGAGAAGACTTTTTTAGAAGACCTCTTTTATACCATGAATCAGCGAGAAGAAATAATGATGAATATGCTGGAAAAGAAAAATTTTGACCTGTTCAGCTTTATTTTTCAAGCGAGCGATAAGGTGCAGCATATGTTCTGGAGATTGATTGATGAGACTCATCCTGCTTATGATAGAGAGAAGGCAGAGAAATATGGCGATGCCATATTGAAAGTTTACCAGAAGATGGATGAAATAGTGGGAGAAGTTATGCCTTTTGTGGATGAGGACACCACCCTTTTTCTAATTTCCGATCACGGGTTTCATCCATTCAGGAAAGCAGTGAATCTTAATACATGGTTAGTGAAGAATGGCTATATGACCCTCTTATCCCAGGAAGGGAAAGAATACAAATTGGAGGACCTTTTTGGCAAGGGCGAGTTCTGGCCAAATGTTGACTGGCAGAGAACTAAGGCATATGCTTTAGGGCTGGGCTGTATCTACATAAATCTAAAAGGTAGAGAAGCATATGGGATAGTGAAGCCAGACGATGAGTACAATGGTTTAGGGGAAGAGATAGTAGCTAAACTGAAAAATTTGAGAGACCCGGTCACTGGTAAAAGAGTAATAGTGGATGTTTATAAAAGAGAAGATATCTACCAAGGAGAGTATTTAGAGGAGGCTCCTGACCTGGTAGTTGGCTTTAATGAAGGCTACAGGGTATCCTGGCAGACTGCACTGGGAGGTATCCCTCCTGAAATAATTATGGAAAATAAATCGAACTGGAGCGGAGACCACTGTTCTTTTGACCCCTCCATAACCCAAGGAATATTTATTTCCAATAAAAAATTTGCTGGAGAATCGCCTTCCATCATTGACATTGCACCCACAGTACTTGAGATTTTCGACCTGCCAATTCCAGAAGAGATGGATGGAAAACCAATAAAATTTCGGGTAGCTAATTGA
- a CDS encoding sulfatase encodes MEEKKKIKSIINDIIKGIKFGLILGLTVGFIIGIVKGVSLVSSNAYFQNSLHNLALATIQLSLNSAVSVSVILAIAAIISLMMIKIYRESGLVLISSFMILLYIASFRRISPFSYLSFILMLYGVFYPIGISTKLREKFSFLNKVANGKLVLVPIILILICNGFIYSYRLNTRPKGPNIILISIDALRADHLSCYGYHRNTSPNIDQLASQGVLFKNGFSQACSTVVSHSSIFLSQYPWTHKITGSEKKIGKSSVTLTEILKNWNYITAGFVGGAFMSSIYGFGQGFDFFFDRINTSRTIKFHKDNIFRWLEKVKDKKFFLFLHTYDVHSPYDPPMPYRTLYIGNYSDQRALSTLGDYKLTALNLSPEEIDYLIALYDAGINYVDDEIGELVKRLKKLNIFNNSVIIITADHGERLGERGRVGHGGEASRIVTHVPLIMRVPGICQGKVVEEIVESIDITPTILDILDISLPEWMQGKSILPLIEGSEIEGNFIACTSEEWGNAPFSRAIRTEEWTYIMNRREPDELYDRINDPKEQSNIIKKRPLIAQELKKQLEDFIALTSEGKPQATEEVHIDKELKERLESLGYLH; translated from the coding sequence ATGGAAGAGAAAAAGAAAATAAAATCAATAATAAATGATATTATTAAAGGGATCAAATTTGGCCTCATCTTGGGCCTGACTGTAGGATTTATCATTGGTATTGTAAAAGGCGTGAGTCTGGTCTCCTCGAATGCATACTTCCAGAATTCGTTACATAATCTTGCTTTAGCTACGATACAACTTAGTCTTAACAGTGCAGTATCGGTATCGGTTATACTAGCCATAGCAGCAATTATTTCTTTGATGATGATTAAAATTTATAGAGAAAGTGGATTAGTACTTATTTCTTCTTTTATGATATTGTTATACATAGCGAGCTTCAGACGAATAAGTCCATTCAGTTACCTTTCATTTATTTTAATGCTTTACGGAGTATTCTACCCAATCGGTATCAGTACAAAACTACGAGAAAAATTTAGCTTCTTAAATAAGGTAGCTAATGGAAAATTGGTACTGGTGCCAATTATCTTAATCCTTATCTGTAATGGATTTATCTATTCTTATCGGTTGAATACTCGCCCTAAAGGGCCTAATATAATCCTCATCTCCATTGATGCCTTGAGAGCAGACCACCTGAGTTGTTATGGATACCACAGAAACACATCTCCCAATATTGACCAGCTAGCAAGTCAGGGTGTTCTATTTAAAAATGGTTTTAGCCAGGCGTGCTCAACCGTAGTTTCCCACAGCTCAATCTTCTTATCTCAATACCCCTGGACTCATAAAATTACAGGGTCTGAAAAAAAGATAGGAAAATCTTCTGTCACTTTAACTGAGATTTTAAAAAACTGGAATTATATAACAGCTGGCTTTGTGGGCGGTGCATTTATGTCCTCAATATATGGCTTTGGTCAGGGATTTGATTTCTTCTTCGATAGAATAAACACATCGCGCACCATAAAATTTCACAAGGATAATATATTTAGATGGTTGGAAAAAGTTAAAGATAAAAAATTCTTCCTATTCCTTCATACTTATGATGTACATTCTCCTTATGATCCCCCTATGCCTTATCGCACTCTCTACATTGGAAATTACTCTGACCAGCGAGCTCTAAGCACACTAGGCGATTATAAGCTTACCGCTCTGAACCTTTCCCCAGAAGAGATTGACTACCTGATTGCTCTTTACGATGCAGGAATCAATTATGTAGACGATGAAATTGGTGAGTTGGTTAAGAGGTTAAAGAAACTCAATATCTTTAATAATTCTGTTATTATAATTACTGCGGACCACGGGGAGCGTTTAGGTGAAAGGGGTAGGGTCGGTCATGGAGGAGAAGCCAGCAGAATAGTAACACATGTCCCTTTAATAATGAGAGTTCCAGGAATATGTCAAGGAAAAGTCGTTGAGGAAATAGTGGAGAGCATCGATATTACGCCCACGATACTGGATATTTTAGATATTTCTCTCCCTGAATGGATGCAAGGGAAAAGTATTCTACCATTAATAGAAGGCAGTGAGATTGAAGGAAACTTCATTGCTTGTACCAGCGAAGAATGGGGAAATGCTCCCTTCTCGAGAGCAATAAGGACAGAGGAGTGGACATACATTATGAATCGGAGAGAACCCGATGAGCTGTATGACAGGATAAACGACCCAAAAGAACAGAGCAACATAATCAAAAAGAGACCACTCATAGCCCAAGAACTAAAGAAGCAATTGGAAGATTTCATCGCTTTGACAAGCGAAGGAAAGCCGCAGGCAACTGAGGAAGTCCATATTGATAAAGAACTCAAAGAAAGGCTAGAATCGTTAGGGTACCTACATTGA